A section of the Streptomyces sp. Je 1-369 genome encodes:
- a CDS encoding helix-turn-helix domain-containing protein: MASNVNPTVRRRRLGQELRRLRELKGMTAEEVAERLLVSQSKISRLENGRRSISQRDVRDLCGVYEVEDHRVVDSLMQMAKDSRQQGWWHSFGDIPYSVYIGLETDAASLRVYDPQVVPGLLQTRAYAEALITGALPETTPTDIEKRVQVRMRRQDRISAPEMPLRLWTVLDESALRRVVGSRHLMRDQLEHLVEQSQLPHVTVQVIPFEMGAHPGLNGQYAILEFPDAADSSVVYIEGVTSDLYLEKANDVQQYSVMYEHLRAQALNVDQSRQLIADIAKDYAR; this comes from the coding sequence GTGGCGTCCAATGTCAATCCCACCGTCAGGCGGCGCCGGTTGGGCCAGGAGCTCCGTCGGCTCCGTGAGCTCAAGGGCATGACGGCCGAGGAGGTCGCCGAGCGGCTGCTCGTCTCGCAGTCGAAGATCAGCCGCCTCGAGAACGGCCGCCGCTCGATCAGCCAGCGCGACGTCCGCGATCTGTGCGGTGTCTACGAGGTCGAGGACCACCGCGTCGTCGACTCGCTGATGCAAATGGCCAAGGACTCGCGCCAGCAGGGCTGGTGGCACTCCTTCGGCGACATCCCTTACAGCGTGTACATCGGCCTGGAGACGGACGCCGCGTCCCTGCGTGTGTACGACCCGCAGGTCGTCCCCGGCCTCCTGCAGACCCGGGCGTACGCGGAGGCGCTGATCACCGGCGCGCTCCCGGAGACCACGCCGACGGACATCGAGAAGCGCGTCCAGGTGCGCATGCGCCGACAGGACCGCATCTCGGCCCCGGAGATGCCGCTGCGCCTGTGGACCGTCCTCGACGAGTCCGCGCTGCGCCGCGTCGTCGGCTCCCGGCACCTGATGCGCGACCAGCTGGAGCACCTCGTCGAGCAGTCCCAGCTGCCGCACGTGACGGTCCAGGTGATCCCCTTCGAGATGGGCGCGCACCCGGGCCTCAACGGGCAGTACGCGATCCTGGAGTTCCCCGACGCGGCCGATTCCAGCGTGGTCTACATCGAGGGCGTCACCAGCGACCTGTACCTGGAGAAGGCGAACGACGTGCAGCAGTACAGCGTCATGTACGAACACCTGCGGGCGCAGGCGCTGAACGTCGACCAGTCGAGGCAGCTGATCGCGGACATCGCGAAGGACTACGCCCGCTGA
- a CDS encoding alpha-glucoside ABC transporter substrate-binding protein gives MSRRTRPRTAFRVFLATCLLAVTAGACGSERPETLVVLGPWTGPEGKAFEAMLHRLDDGTGKSYTYQGTRSLRETLGAQLEAGDPPDVAILNSIGELVEHARAGHLTPLDRAATARAYPPWAPRLDVDGGRRTYWVPLKVDLKSLVWSKEGEQRKEGRPSDRPEWCVGLASQATSGWPGTDWIEDILLHRSGPATYTRWATGDVRWRDPRVRKAWQTWAALLGKRTKASIDRSLTTPYVGPRGLLDSLEPRCTHEHQSAFIRYVYAHDRVRVDPAAGYLGGRSEHDGAYEVAGDMAAVFSDNPAARALVDRLSGRRARTLWRARAEDGLQPFFPDASDPQPTDPTGRRIADILTAKARTLCFDASDVMPPGVRDAFHRAVLQYFGDPTDRRLDELLGRLDTVRTEAAKDAAPGRMPESGVCAPPGG, from the coding sequence ATGAGCCGCCGCACAAGGCCGCGCACCGCGTTCCGCGTCTTCCTGGCGACCTGCCTGCTGGCCGTCACCGCGGGCGCCTGCGGGAGCGAGCGGCCCGAGACCCTCGTCGTGCTCGGCCCCTGGACCGGCCCGGAGGGCAAGGCCTTCGAGGCGATGCTGCACCGCCTCGACGACGGCACGGGAAAGTCGTACACCTATCAGGGGACCCGTTCGCTGCGGGAGACGCTCGGCGCGCAGCTGGAGGCGGGGGACCCGCCGGACGTGGCGATCCTCAACAGCATCGGCGAACTCGTGGAGCACGCCCGCGCCGGCCACCTCACCCCGCTCGACCGCGCCGCCACCGCCCGCGCCTACCCGCCCTGGGCGCCCCGCCTCGACGTGGACGGCGGGCGCCGCACGTACTGGGTGCCGCTGAAGGTCGACCTGAAGAGCCTGGTGTGGAGCAAGGAGGGCGAACAGCGGAAGGAGGGGCGCCCCTCGGACCGTCCCGAGTGGTGCGTGGGGCTGGCCTCGCAGGCCACGTCCGGGTGGCCCGGCACCGACTGGATCGAGGACATCCTCCTCCACCGGTCGGGCCCCGCCACGTACACGCGGTGGGCCACCGGGGACGTGCGGTGGCGCGACCCGCGGGTCCGCAAGGCGTGGCAGACGTGGGCCGCGCTGCTCGGCAAGCGCACCAAGGCGTCGATCGACCGGTCCCTGACGACGCCGTACGTCGGTCCGCGCGGCCTCCTCGACTCCCTGGAACCGCGCTGCACGCACGAGCACCAGAGCGCCTTCATCCGCTACGTGTACGCGCACGACCGGGTCCGCGTCGACCCGGCGGCTGGCTACCTGGGCGGCCGGTCCGAGCACGACGGGGCGTACGAGGTGGCGGGCGACATGGCCGCCGTGTTCAGCGACAACCCCGCGGCGCGCGCCCTCGTCGACCGCCTGTCGGGCCGACGGGCCCGCACGCTCTGGCGGGCCCGGGCCGAGGACGGGCTCCAGCCGTTCTTCCCGGATGCGAGCGACCCCCAGCCGACCGACCCGACGGGCCGCCGTATCGCGGACATCCTCACCGCGAAGGCGCGCACGCTCTGCTTCGACGCGTCGGACGTGATGCCGCCGGGCGTGCGCGACGCGTTCCACCGGGCCGTCCTTCAGTACTTCGGCGACCCGACGGACAGGCGCCTCGACGAGCTCCTCGGCCGGCTCGACACCGTGCGCACCGAGGCCGCGAAGGACGCGGCCCCCGGGCGCATGCCGGAGTCGGGGGTCTGCGCGCCGCCCGGCGGCTGA
- a CDS encoding SDR family oxidoreductase, with translation MQPSLLEGKTVVVSGVGAGLGHQVAAAVVRDGGHAVLGARTEANLAKTAAELDPEGTRIAHQATDITDERQCEALAALAVERFGGIDAVVHVAAWDSYFGGLEDADFATWEQVVNVNLLGTLRMTRACLPALRGRAGGSVVFIGTQSAIAAPSQVRQAAYGASKGALTSAMYSLAHELGPDRIRVNTVLPGWMWGPPVEAYVQFTAHTEGVPEDEVRDRLAARMALPELATDADVADAVVFLASDRARSITGQSLLVNAGEIMR, from the coding sequence ATGCAGCCGTCGCTCCTCGAGGGGAAGACCGTCGTCGTCTCGGGCGTCGGCGCCGGGCTCGGCCATCAGGTCGCGGCGGCCGTGGTGCGCGACGGCGGGCACGCCGTACTCGGGGCGCGCACGGAGGCGAACCTCGCGAAGACGGCCGCCGAGCTCGACCCCGAAGGCACCCGCATCGCCCACCAGGCCACCGACATCACCGACGAGCGGCAGTGCGAGGCGCTTGCGGCACTGGCCGTCGAACGGTTCGGCGGGATCGACGCGGTCGTCCATGTCGCCGCGTGGGACAGCTACTTCGGCGGACTGGAGGACGCGGATTTCGCCACCTGGGAGCAAGTCGTCAACGTCAATCTCCTCGGCACCCTGCGCATGACGCGCGCCTGCCTGCCGGCGCTCAGGGGGCGGGCAGGCGGTTCGGTGGTGTTCATCGGGACGCAGTCGGCGATCGCGGCGCCCTCGCAGGTGCGCCAGGCGGCGTACGGGGCGTCGAAGGGGGCGCTGACCTCGGCCATGTACTCGCTGGCCCATGAGCTCGGCCCTGACCGCATCCGGGTCAACACCGTGCTGCCCGGCTGGATGTGGGGGCCGCCGGTCGAGGCGTACGTCCAGTTCACCGCGCACACCGAGGGCGTACCGGAGGACGAGGTGCGGGACCGTCTCGCGGCGCGCATGGCGCTGCCGGAGCTGGCCACGGACGCGGACGTGGCGGACGCCGTGGTGTTCCTTGCGTCGGACCGGGCGCGGTCGATCACGGGCCAGTCGCTGCTGGTCAACGCGGGGGAGATCATGCGGTAA
- a CDS encoding DUF397 domain-containing protein, whose product MAIQQGTSHTWVKSSYSTGNGACVEVKSPVRQGISVRDSKVVEGPVLAFPAASWNAFVSEVGRGAAGLA is encoded by the coding sequence ATGGCGATTCAGCAGGGTACTTCGCACACGTGGGTCAAGTCTTCCTATTCCACCGGGAACGGTGCGTGTGTCGAGGTCAAATCACCGGTGCGGCAGGGGATCTCCGTGCGCGACTCGAAGGTCGTGGAGGGCCCGGTCCTCGCCTTCCCCGCCGCTTCGTGGAACGCGTTCGTCAGTGAGGTGGGCAGGGGGGCCGCCGGCCTCGCGTGA
- a CDS encoding GOLPH3/VPS74 family protein, protein MGRSRRTIPEELLLLALDPATGTTAQPQSLDLGLAGAQLVELALAGRIAPDGDRIAVVMPRPTGDPTLDSALELLRRRGSPVRAVHWIGGPRLGLRQTYLSHLERCGMVHAVAGQMCGVLPTTRYQATETAISREIRSRLDSAIRTGVPPDPRTAALAALAHAVGLGKHLYPGNEGRSSRSRLRDLIRHDPMGGLVAHAVMDVQNGVAAQPRRSAAPAGPTGPGGGRQPARATADPGGVPMQPRHGSMARAVAH, encoded by the coding sequence ATGGGCAGGAGCCGCAGAACAATTCCGGAGGAGCTTCTGCTGCTCGCTTTGGACCCGGCCACGGGTACCACAGCGCAGCCGCAGTCGCTCGACCTCGGTCTGGCCGGAGCACAGCTAGTGGAGCTGGCGCTGGCCGGACGGATAGCCCCAGACGGGGATCGTATCGCCGTGGTGATGCCACGGCCGACCGGAGATCCGACTCTGGACTCCGCACTGGAACTGCTGCGCAGGCGCGGCAGTCCGGTTCGGGCGGTCCACTGGATCGGCGGGCCCCGACTGGGGCTCCGCCAGACGTACCTCTCGCACCTGGAGCGGTGCGGCATGGTTCATGCCGTGGCGGGACAGATGTGCGGGGTGCTGCCGACGACTCGCTACCAAGCGACGGAGACGGCCATCAGCCGGGAGATCAGGTCCCGGCTCGATTCGGCGATCCGCACCGGTGTACCGCCGGATCCGCGGACCGCAGCGCTAGCCGCCCTGGCCCACGCGGTCGGTCTCGGCAAGCATCTGTACCCCGGGAACGAGGGGCGTTCATCGCGCTCCCGGCTCCGGGACCTGATCAGGCACGACCCCATGGGCGGCCTCGTGGCGCACGCCGTGATGGACGTCCAGAACGGCGTGGCGGCCCAGCCGCGACGCAGCGCCGCACCCGCGGGTCCCACAGGACCGGGCGGTGGCAGGCAGCCGGCGAGGGCGACAGCGGACCCCGGCGGGGTGCCGATGCAGCCACGCCACGGATCCATGGCACGCGCCGTCGCCCACTGA
- a CDS encoding MFS transporter — MATAEPTRADDDAAPDTGDGPRTGGRVKLPAQRRTTESGPAQPWQKRFLRHPVTITTAVAAVLHVVWFLVFANSGGDLAAQDAWAEFVGRHPASAYNLGWYGGMHPVSYSVISPYLMSVLGVRTTMMIAGTVSAALLTMILMRSRAVKGLLWPVAAGVFALLANAVSGRVTYGLGQMFALAAVAAVFCWPYRWRYKRWAKALVAAPFAALATMGSPVAGLFVGLVAVALFLSKRYPGAYALGIAPAIVVGLSAWLFPFSGTQPMSFGSASLPLIASVIVYFVVPKQWKTVRITTAVYAAFVLGVWLISSQIGSNISRLAMSFAGVALIAALPYAVPKSRTWYVIIVAFVGFTGWIGYKAVDDIVHTRSDASWTREVAPLVNELKEKGAAKGRLEVVPARSHREASALPAYVQLARGWNRQADMERNPLFYDDTLNSANYHEWLQRWSVHYVALPKGEPDGDGGKREAQLITDGLPYLKKVWVDDNWQLYEVTDPRPLAEPNAVVTRAEQGEMTLRVDKPGRVLIRIPYSPWLSIVDEHGKGVKAPQETEASKRQRELNERRPKVYENVNGCLSEAREDRAGDKWVEMLAPKAGVYRLGSPYQLPRGTPCPDELSR; from the coding sequence GTGGCAACAGCGGAGCCGACGCGCGCCGACGACGACGCCGCACCTGACACGGGCGACGGCCCCCGCACCGGTGGGCGGGTCAAGCTGCCGGCCCAGCGCCGCACGACCGAGAGCGGTCCCGCGCAGCCGTGGCAGAAGCGCTTCCTGCGCCACCCGGTGACGATCACGACGGCGGTCGCCGCCGTGCTGCACGTCGTCTGGTTCCTCGTCTTCGCCAACAGCGGCGGCGACCTGGCGGCGCAGGACGCCTGGGCCGAGTTCGTCGGGCGGCACCCCGCGTCGGCGTACAACCTCGGCTGGTACGGCGGCATGCACCCGGTGTCGTACAGCGTGATCTCGCCGTACCTGATGTCGGTGCTCGGCGTGCGGACCACGATGATGATCGCGGGCACCGTCTCCGCGGCGCTGCTCACGATGATCCTCATGCGCAGCCGCGCGGTGAAGGGCCTGCTGTGGCCGGTCGCCGCGGGTGTCTTCGCACTGCTCGCCAACGCGGTGTCGGGGCGGGTGACCTACGGGCTCGGCCAGATGTTCGCGCTCGCGGCCGTCGCCGCCGTCTTCTGCTGGCCGTACCGCTGGCGCTACAAGCGGTGGGCGAAGGCCCTGGTCGCCGCCCCGTTCGCGGCGCTCGCGACGATGGGCAGCCCGGTCGCGGGCCTCTTCGTCGGGCTCGTCGCCGTCGCGCTGTTCCTCAGCAAGCGGTACCCGGGCGCGTACGCGCTGGGCATCGCGCCCGCCATCGTCGTGGGTCTCTCCGCGTGGCTCTTCCCGTTCTCCGGCACGCAGCCGATGTCGTTCGGCTCGGCGTCGCTGCCGCTGATCGCGTCGGTCATCGTCTACTTCGTCGTACCGAAGCAGTGGAAGACCGTACGGATCACCACGGCCGTGTACGCGGCGTTCGTGCTCGGCGTCTGGCTGATCAGCTCGCAGATCGGCTCCAACATCTCGCGTCTCGCGATGTCCTTCGCGGGCGTCGCGCTGATCGCCGCGCTGCCGTACGCGGTGCCGAAGTCCCGTACCTGGTACGTGATCATCGTGGCGTTCGTCGGCTTCACCGGGTGGATCGGCTACAAGGCCGTCGACGACATCGTGCACACCCGCTCGGACGCCTCCTGGACGCGCGAGGTCGCGCCGCTGGTGAACGAGCTGAAGGAGAAGGGCGCCGCGAAGGGCCGCCTGGAAGTGGTGCCGGCCCGCAGCCACCGCGAGGCGTCCGCGCTCCCCGCGTACGTACAGCTCGCGCGGGGCTGGAACCGGCAGGCCGACATGGAGCGCAACCCGCTCTTCTACGACGACACCCTGAACTCGGCGAACTACCACGAGTGGCTGCAACGCTGGTCCGTGCATTACGTGGCGCTCCCCAAGGGCGAGCCCGACGGCGACGGCGGCAAGCGTGAGGCGCAGCTCATCACGGACGGCCTGCCGTACCTGAAGAAGGTGTGGGTCGACGACAACTGGCAGCTGTACGAGGTCACCGACCCGCGGCCGCTCGCCGAGCCGAACGCCGTCGTGACACGCGCCGAGCAGGGCGAGATGACGCTGCGCGTCGACAAGCCGGGCCGCGTCCTGATCCGCATCCCGTACTCGCCGTGGCTGAGCATCGTCGACGAGCACGGCAAGGGCGTGAAGGCGCCGCAGGAGACCGAGGCGTCCAAGCGGCAGCGCGAGCTCAACGAGAGGCGGCCCAAGGTCTACGAGAACGTCAACGGCTGTCTGAGCGAGGCGCGGGAGGACCGCGCGGGCGACAAGTGGGTCGAGATGCTCGCTCCCAAGGCCGGTGTCTACCGGCTCGGCTCGCCCTACCAGCTGCCCCGCGGCACCCCCTGCCCGGACGAGCTCAGCCGCTGA
- a CDS encoding VWA domain-containing protein produces MAGHEDHEPAASVGLEVSQVVELPRPRTPGGQDTARMYAVLTVTVRRTGTAHAPPAATERDPTAGHAADAAAGARLAEVLLIDHSSSMVMPPSRLAAARAAAVSALARIPDGSLFALVAGGDRTAMIYPRRPGLAVAHAESRAAAEAALHDCTPGGGTAMGTWLERARQLFRELPAAGGGGWVRHALLLTDGKNEPGYETRAELQERVERCARAFACDVVGIGDAWETEELLLIARALGGRTRAVADLTRLPDELASLTGRAAGRDVTGLRLRLYHRAGVRPHSFEQVHPTRVALAPDRVDLSGVGTGAGGPVEEYDLGPCGTETRAYLLCVGAPYDPAQLGKELLLTEVELDAESPAPLRLPAPQPVLMRWTDDPDLYSRLDPQVAHYRQEEELHRTFEEACAELKSGRRASAETLFGTAWRLAAETGDTAMQEHLRRLVRVRDSAGGAVELRDRIAKFDVEAARIQTSTTVLPGAHLPGPRPPSARPPGGAR; encoded by the coding sequence ATGGCTGGGCACGAAGATCATGAACCGGCCGCCTCGGTCGGCCTGGAAGTGAGCCAGGTCGTCGAGCTGCCCCGCCCGCGCACCCCGGGCGGGCAGGACACGGCACGCATGTACGCCGTCCTCACGGTGACGGTCCGCAGGACGGGCACCGCGCACGCGCCGCCCGCCGCCACCGAGCGCGACCCGACAGCCGGGCATGCGGCGGACGCGGCGGCCGGGGCCCGGCTAGCCGAGGTCCTGCTCATCGACCACTCCTCCTCGATGGTGATGCCGCCGAGCCGCCTCGCCGCCGCCCGCGCCGCCGCCGTCAGCGCGCTGGCCCGCATCCCGGACGGATCCCTGTTCGCCCTGGTCGCCGGGGGCGACAGGACCGCCATGATCTATCCAAGGCGGCCCGGACTCGCCGTCGCGCACGCCGAGTCGCGGGCCGCCGCCGAGGCCGCGCTGCACGACTGCACCCCGGGCGGCGGCACCGCGATGGGCACCTGGCTGGAGCGGGCCCGGCAGCTCTTCCGGGAGCTTCCCGCCGCGGGGGGCGGGGGCTGGGTGCGGCACGCGCTGCTGCTCACCGACGGCAAGAACGAGCCCGGGTACGAGACGCGCGCCGAGCTGCAGGAGCGGGTCGAGCGGTGCGCACGGGCCTTCGCCTGCGACGTCGTGGGCATCGGCGACGCCTGGGAGACCGAGGAACTCCTGCTGATCGCGCGCGCGTTGGGCGGCCGCACGCGTGCCGTCGCGGATCTGACGCGGCTGCCGGACGAGCTGGCCTCGCTCACCGGGCGGGCCGCCGGGCGCGACGTCACGGGCCTGCGCCTTCGCCTCTACCACCGGGCCGGGGTGCGCCCGCACTCCTTCGAGCAGGTCCACCCCACGCGGGTCGCGCTGGCCCCGGACCGCGTCGACCTGTCCGGCGTCGGGACGGGCGCGGGCGGTCCCGTCGAGGAGTACGACCTCGGCCCCTGCGGTACGGAGACCCGCGCCTATCTGCTCTGCGTCGGCGCGCCCTACGATCCGGCCCAGCTCGGCAAGGAGCTCCTCCTGACCGAGGTCGAACTGGACGCGGAGAGCCCGGCGCCGCTGCGGCTGCCCGCGCCGCAGCCCGTGCTGATGCGCTGGACCGACGACCCCGACCTCTACAGCCGCCTCGACCCGCAGGTCGCCCACTACCGGCAGGAGGAGGAGCTGCACCGCACCTTCGAGGAGGCGTGCGCGGAGCTGAAGTCCGGGCGGCGGGCGTCCGCCGAGACCCTGTTCGGCACGGCGTGGCGGCTCGCCGCCGAGACGGGCGACACCGCGATGCAGGAGCATCTGCGCCGCCTCGTCCGGGTCCGTGACTCGGCGGGCGGTGCGGTCGAGCTCCGGGACCGGATCGCGAAGTTCGACGTGGAGGCCGCCCGCATCCAGACCAGTACGACCGTCCTGCCCGGCGCCCACCTGCCAGGACCCCGCCCGCCCTCAGCCCGTCCGCCCGGCGGCGCCCGGTGA
- a CDS encoding D-alanyl-D-alanine carboxypeptidase: protein MAYEEASVAGETPDRSKQRKSSGNPTPEETSGPAPEERDPRLAMTRETPQVRDEIPEDRATAVFSTKDVAEAAAGSDAADDRPEERGAAGAPEPNGDARLRNAVAAWVATSDDPEPGSESTSEASGKPDSSGKPEESDRAEAAVGSDATDDEPAAPTTPEPKPDPKAEAKPKLGPERTAEAKPGAEAKRGSEADPESEPKAEAKSESEAKPESEPKAEAKSGAGATAGPEPKAEAKPEPEAKPGSVSKAEAKSGPERTAEVKSGAEATAGSEPRAEVKPASEAEHESVPKAEAKSEPEPKAEAAPKGEGRLGPKPVPVPVSEAGVEPESDPAPEPAASAEDDPAQADADDARSTGVDQATAVFKAPTVPEATGKAVDQPTTMLKLGEGAKGTAKPEGDAERTSKFVALKPLDEPKAKPGAKGEPRVEPKVPAPKGPAPKAPQANAVPKAPAGPAVPPPVERTTQQPLPPKPPIDLLAELTNTPPPPETPVRTAVRRVKIWTPLVLLLLVVFAVVQAVRPLPTPTLQLTAQQTVKFEGGKPDVPWPADGQAAMDVNGIGTFGTSGEQKPVPIASIAKVMTVYLILRDHPLEKGKDGPKIPVDAAAQKHYETGKPANESVVKVTEGQKISEYEALQAVMLPSANNIAKLLARWDTKSGSEDAFVEKMNKTAKELGMKNTHYTDPSGLDKTTVSTAEDLVKLGRAAMENPVFNEISRQPSYTDLNNEKQTNFFKLVPTVAIGIKTGTTTAAGGNILFAAEKKVGGKTQTIIGAALGQYGSNGVANIDKVTEVTKNLIAAGQDALKAKTIVKKGEVVGQVDDGLGGTTPVVATKDVSAAGWSGLTVKLELDDMKGKTIPNTAKAGTEVGVLHVGDGKGDAVEVPVALQKDLAEPGFGAKLTRVG from the coding sequence ATGGCGTACGAGGAGGCATCGGTGGCGGGCGAGACCCCCGACAGATCGAAGCAGCGGAAGTCGTCGGGGAACCCGACCCCGGAGGAGACCTCCGGGCCGGCGCCGGAGGAACGCGACCCGCGTCTCGCGATGACGCGTGAGACACCGCAGGTGCGGGACGAGATCCCGGAGGACCGGGCGACCGCCGTCTTCTCGACGAAGGACGTCGCCGAGGCGGCGGCCGGTTCCGACGCGGCGGACGACCGACCGGAGGAGCGGGGGGCGGCGGGGGCGCCCGAGCCCAACGGGGACGCGCGGCTGCGGAACGCGGTGGCGGCGTGGGTCGCCACGTCCGACGACCCGGAGCCCGGCTCCGAGTCGACGTCGGAAGCATCGGGCAAGCCCGACTCTTCGGGCAAGCCCGAAGAGTCGGACAGGGCCGAAGCTGCCGTCGGGTCCGATGCGACCGACGACGAGCCCGCGGCTCCCACGACCCCGGAGCCGAAGCCCGACCCGAAGGCCGAGGCGAAGCCGAAGCTCGGACCCGAGCGGACGGCTGAGGCGAAGCCCGGGGCCGAGGCGAAGCGCGGATCCGAGGCCGACCCCGAATCCGAGCCGAAGGCTGAGGCCAAGTCCGAATCCGAGGCCAAGCCCGAATCCGAGCCGAAGGCTGAGGCTAAGTCCGGGGCCGGGGCGACGGCTGGTCCCGAGCCGAAGGCTGAAGCCAAGCCCGAGCCCGAGGCGAAGCCCGGATCCGTGTCGAAGGCTGAGGCCAAGTCCGGACCCGAGCGGACGGCTGAGGTCAAGTCCGGGGCCGAGGCGACGGCTGGTTCCGAGCCGAGGGCTGAGGTCAAGCCCGCGTCCGAGGCCGAGCACGAATCCGTGCCGAAGGCTGAGGCCAAGTCCGAGCCCGAGCCGAAGGCTGAGGCCGCGCCCAAGGGCGAGGGCAGGCTCGGGCCGAAGCCCGTGCCCGTGCCCGTGTCCGAGGCCGGTGTCGAGCCGGAGTCCGACCCCGCTCCCGAACCCGCCGCCTCCGCCGAGGACGACCCGGCCCAGGCCGACGCCGATGACGCCAGGTCCACCGGTGTCGACCAGGCCACCGCCGTGTTCAAGGCTCCGACTGTCCCGGAGGCCACCGGCAAGGCCGTTGATCAGCCCACCACCATGCTCAAGCTGGGTGAAGGCGCAAAGGGGACTGCAAAGCCCGAGGGTGACGCCGAGCGGACCAGTAAGTTCGTCGCGCTGAAGCCGCTCGACGAGCCGAAGGCGAAGCCGGGGGCGAAGGGCGAGCCCAGGGTCGAGCCCAAGGTGCCCGCACCCAAGGGCCCCGCGCCCAAGGCCCCCCAGGCCAACGCCGTCCCCAAGGCCCCCGCGGGCCCCGCCGTCCCGCCCCCGGTCGAGCGCACCACGCAGCAGCCGCTGCCGCCGAAGCCGCCGATCGACCTGCTCGCCGAGCTGACCAACACCCCGCCGCCGCCCGAGACCCCGGTTCGGACGGCCGTGCGCCGGGTCAAGATCTGGACGCCGCTGGTCCTGCTCCTGCTGGTCGTCTTTGCAGTCGTACAGGCCGTGCGGCCGCTCCCGACGCCCACCCTGCAGCTCACCGCGCAGCAGACCGTGAAGTTCGAGGGCGGCAAGCCGGACGTGCCGTGGCCGGCCGACGGCCAGGCCGCGATGGACGTCAACGGCATCGGCACGTTCGGTACGTCGGGTGAGCAGAAGCCCGTGCCGATCGCGAGCATCGCGAAGGTCATGACGGTCTACCTGATCCTGCGGGACCACCCGCTGGAGAAGGGCAAGGACGGCCCGAAGATCCCCGTCGACGCCGCGGCCCAGAAGCACTACGAGACCGGCAAGCCGGCCAACGAGTCGGTCGTCAAGGTCACCGAGGGTCAGAAGATCAGCGAGTACGAGGCGCTGCAGGCGGTCATGCTCCCGTCGGCGAACAACATCGCCAAGCTGCTCGCACGCTGGGACACCAAGAGCGGCTCCGAGGACGCGTTCGTCGAGAAGATGAACAAGACCGCCAAGGAGCTGGGGATGAAGAACACCCACTACACGGACCCCAGCGGCCTGGACAAGACGACCGTGTCCACCGCCGAGGACCTGGTGAAGCTGGGCCGCGCGGCGATGGAGAACCCCGTCTTCAACGAGATCTCCCGCCAGCCGAGCTACACGGACCTCAACAACGAGAAGCAGACGAACTTCTTCAAGCTCGTCCCGACCGTCGCCATCGGCATCAAGACCGGCACCACCACCGCGGCCGGCGGCAACATCCTCTTCGCCGCGGAGAAGAAGGTCGGCGGCAAGACGCAGACGATCATCGGTGCCGCCCTCGGCCAGTACGGCAGCAACGGCGTCGCCAACATCGACAAGGTCACCGAGGTCACCAAGAATCTGATCGCGGCCGGGCAGGACGCCCTCAAGGCCAAGACGATCGTGAAGAAGGGTGAGGTCGTCGGGCAGGTCGACGACGGACTCGGCGGGACGACTCCGGTCGTCGCCACCAAGGACGTCTCCGCGGCCGGCTGGTCGGGCCTGACCGTCAAGCTGGAGCTCGACGACATGAAGGGCAAGACCATCCCGAACACGGCGAAGGCGGGCACCGAGGTCGGTGTGCTGCACGTCGGTGACGGCAAGGGTGATGCCGTAGAGGTGCCGGTGGCGCTGCAGAAGGACCTCGCCGAACCGGGCTTCGGCGCCAAGCTGACCCGGGTCGGCTGA